The sequence below is a genomic window from Hydractinia symbiolongicarpus strain clone_291-10 chromosome 10, HSymV2.1, whole genome shotgun sequence.
TTTAAAGCTCTACCCTAAAAAAATGGACACCTTCCTAAAATCTCTTAAATAGCCTAAAATTTGGACCCAAAATATTAATTTCTTCTAAAATCCCCTTAAATTTTTTATCCATCATGTTCTAAAATTGTTCATCCAGTTTAGCATAATTTCCTAAAATATGGAATGGTTTTTCTCTTAAAATATGATTTCAAAATCTCCTCAAATCTctgaaaattataaatttttaaattttgcagcCAGCCTGTTCTTTTAGCatacaatgtaaaaaaaattcaatcgtTTAGGTGATGTGTGTATGGCGAAAAAGGGTATGAGACAATCTGTGAAAATTTTACACAGATTTCATTTTACAAGTGCATTAAAAAGAATGTCTGTGGTTGCGTCCATTCATTCAGCAGATACATCATCGACACAGCATATTGCTGCTGTCAAAGGCGCTCCAGAAACGTTAAGAAAAATGGTAAGGTCATACCCCCCATAAAAAGTATACGTGTATACGTTTGATATTTTTAGCAACGGTGTAACAGTGTGTTTATAATCAACACTGTAAAGATTAATCTTCATAAATGTTGTGTTTTGTTATTGTATTAAATTGTTAAacatatattccttttaatttgctTCTTGTATTTTAGTTCGTCGAAGTTCCTGATTTTTACGACGACTTGCAAAAAGAACTTTCCTGCAATGGTGGAAGAATAATGGCAATGGGTCATAAAGATCTGGGCACGGAGTTGTCTCCAAGAGAGgtattataacctttaaagGGTGGACCCTAGCCCCACCGTTATATCGCCAGAACTGAGGAATAGGCTGTCATAGTAATTGTTCCGCCTGATTTAGAAAGAGGATGAATTTGACTACCTAACGGTATCAAAAATGAACTATCTAGGTCTTGTCATGAACCACCAACTGATGCTTAGATGTAGTCTCTCCGTAAAGTTTTCAGTTTTTCCGGCTAGATTTATTTCATTCCCCACTCTGATTTCTACCTTTTCTTGATTTCAGATTCGTGACATTTCACGTGAAGAAGCAGAAGCAGATTTGATATTTGATGGATTCCTAGTTCTTTCTTGTCCTTTGAAACAAGATTCGTTGGCGACAATAGCTGAGATTAAAAATGCATCACATCATGTATGTTGTTTTTCTTACACAATATCGAGTGTTACTGTATTAaatgaaatataaatttaacaGAAGGAGTTCTACCAACTTTACTGGCTTGGTGGTAAAACATATTGAAGGCTTCGTCGCAGGaagttttgtgttgaatgttctCATAATCATTTTCAACTGAAAATACTTCGTGCTTCATTCAGAAAAAAATAAGCAGAAATTCGTGGTTATGCACGTGTGAAAAGCCACAGTCTGTTGCGTTAGCAGAGAAAAATTTGTGCGATAATGGAGGTAAACTTGTACCAGAGTGGAGATAAACTTGTCCCATAGTGGAGATAAACTTTGCGATATTTTTAGACGGTGATGATCACGGGAGATAATCCACTGACGGCGTGTCATGTTGCAAACTCGCTAAAAATGAATGAGAAAACGTTACTTATTTTATCAAAGGGAATGACGCACAGCAGTAAGTGttcgtaatttctttgtttttgttattatactTATCTTTCTGAGCTTGTCTGCACTTTAGATACGTTCCATATTAATTTGAAAGTTCATAAAGATTTAGAATTTGTTATCCCATCTAGCTAAATGAGTTGATGGTTTAGTTTTTGGGAAATTTATTTCCTGTCTGTTGGAATGCGCATGTACAAGTCATGACGCATATTTATGAACATGAGCAAGAAAACCATCTATGTGCTGAACACCATTCGATTTGCGCATTTACAACTGTTAGCGCCCgctttaaaaattgtttaaatccATTAATACgcagatttttctttttttagacgGTTCTTTAGAAAGTCTATCAAACGAACACTGGAGTTGGCGTACAGTGGATGATGAGTTCTCCTTTTCTGTTGAAGACGATCCGAAAAGTCTTGCTAAGAATTATAATTTCTGCTTGTCAGGTGACGTAAGTAGTCCGCCACTACACTACATGCGGTAATATCTTCGTGATGCACGCAAATAGTTTATCCGGATAGCGTGTATATATAAGAGTCacctatttacatttttattttacgaaatttcTATTTTGGATCTGTTAGCTAAACATCAACAGTTAATTTTAGTTAAAcagaaaattataataaattgaCTGCGAACCTAGCGGTGGAGTGCTCTCCACCTCCAATGTTCGAAGTATGTGCATTAGACGTctataacattatttttttctgtgtatCTAAAATATGACTTTAATGGACGTGGTAGGTACTTGTCACAACGTCTACAGTTCAAATGGAAGTAACAAATTGGCTACTAGAGCTCTTTTAGCAGAAAAAGGTTTTTGCTAAAGTGAGTTGTATCCTCCGCGAAGAAGGAGTTAACTGTCAAAACGAAGTTAGTTGTCGTGAAAATGGCGCCCAAGAAAATTGTGTGCAACCATACACAAGTCCTGTTACTATTCTATACTATCGTTTTATTTTTCACTTCCAGGGTCTTGCATACATGCAGTCTTCAGCAGAGTTGGAGAAAATACTGAAAAAAGCACTCGTTCATTGTCGTGTATTTGCTCGTGTCGATCCAAAACAAAAGGTGAGACAATGCGTTGCTTTACTTTATCGGGCCAGATCATGTAATCAAGTCGTGTACTGCAAACCGTTGAGTTAGTTTGTAGCCACACTTATTATAGTACTCTTGTTTAAAATGTCAAAGTAGTGTCTGGATTAAAGACTGCTACCATAAGAAGGTCCcactcaatttaaaaaaaaaaagattttgtttaaaagactcgctttagttaaaaaaaacaaagactaAGAAACGGCACGGTGTTGTTTTTAAAGTCAGTAGTTGCCTCGCCTAGACAGTTTTTTCGTATGGTTAGCGAGAATTGCGTTTAAATACGAAACTTTGGGCAGTAAAGAGTTTCAAACAGTCTGTCAGCATAAAAAATCTCGTGATTATTTATGTATTGTGTATGAAACGTAGAACATTAGAGGGTTAATCCACTTGAGAGTTAGAGCTAGTTGCAGCTACTGTTTTTCTGGAccatttttcatttaaaaaaatattgtctacGTAGGAGTGGATTATCCATGAATTTAAAGAACTTGGTTTCGTCGCGCTAATGTGTGGCGATGGGACGAATGATGTCGGTGCGTTGAAACACGCACACGTAGGTATGTGTATACAACTAAAAGTACAATGGATGGGCAGCAGTTTACGCGTGCATAACTAGACTTCAAAGGATGGGCATCGGGTCTGGTGCATCTGAACATATAACATAAATATACGTATATATGCCTTATCGGCCAAAATTTTAGTcacctttaaaaaatttagttactttaGTCCGACTTATAATTTTGtccttttttgaaatttcttacACTATATAATTTTAAGAATAAAAGCTTTACTATGTGCGTAAGGTTCAAAAGGCCAATTTTCAAAGAAAGACAACCACCAGCCCTTATTAGATTCATCATAATCTTTATGAAATTAAAGgtcaggaaaaaaattatttcgaagAATAGCATTTGTCGCTGTTgagatatatttttgttatctCTTTTCGTCATCGGTTTTAGAGGTAAATATAAGATTTTACAGCTCAACAGCTCTCCGAAGACcggttttgaaaataaaattttggacTAAATTATTAGTCAGACAAAATCTTAGTCGGACAAAGTTGTAAGTCGGACATAATTTTAGTcaaatttagtcactttgtCCGGCTTTGTTTTGTCCGATAAGGTAGCTTAACTTTCCATATCCTTGACGTTTAAACTAAAGTATCATCTTTTTGATTGTTTGCCCTGCTATATATTATTTGCTTCAAAATAGTTCGGTACGCTCATCAAGACTTGCGATATTCCTTTAAACAGCGCTATATAATGACCAGGCGTTATTTCAAGAGGCGTTTGTATTAAAAACATCATTACAAGTTAAAAAATCCAATGCACGGAAACCAAACATACGCATTGTGATAGCTTGTATTCTTTTGAGAAATTTTAGGATCATTTGTGCTGAAGCACAGAACAACTCGACCTCTAGTCATATTtactatatgttttttttttcccaTAGGAGTGGCGTTACTGCCAGGGACGGCCGAAAAAATGGAGCCGCTcaaagaaaaacgaaaaaagaagaaagaggcGGATGCCGCTAGTACGGACctaaaaactaaattatttggCGGCGGTAAAAATATGTCTAAGGCTGGCAAAATGCGAGCGATGACACGTGGAGATGCTGCCGAAAATGCTCGCAATTCACTCGAGAAACAACAGGTACGAAGTAGTTAATTTCTTTAGGAGTTAATTTTAGATTTGGTCGATATCAGGTTTTAGTTTCGAACCCCACCACGGTGTATTTGACTGCTGGCACATCATCAACTTACTGAGCTTTTTTTTCTGGCGGACAATGTAAGTTACACTTCGTGAGATCAATGCTTTAACCTCCTTTGTGGGACTTAGAAAAAAAGCCAATAGGATCGGCATGCCTAAGAACTTTGCGTTGTCGTACCTTTTATGCTCTACTTTTGGTTTTAAGGACATCCTTGTTCAATTAACATTGTACCTCAAACATATTGCATCTCATGGATAACTGCACAGATATTCGAAATACCAGCCGTTGGACGTCGTGTAACAAGTTAATGAGATCTGTGTAATCCATTGCTTTTTTAGGCTAAACTTCGAGAAATGCTTGATGAAATTGATAAAGAACAAGCACAAATAGTCAAGCTTGGCGACGCATCTATAGCATCTCCCTTTACGTCACGTTACTGTACACCTGCCTCAAGTAAGTTCATCGGTTTCTATTGTTACGTGTGACCTGTTCTTAATCCGCTGTCTAGAAAACTTAAAGTTTAggtcttttcttaaaaaaaatctaagaaGACTAAAACTAGGGGGACGAATATTCTTAGTTGATTTTAGTTGACGAAATAGGGAAATGAAATAATCAGGGAAAGTGCTTAGTTTTTGTAGCGAATTCGGCACTTTTCGGAACAAGTTGACCTTGAACGCCGCTAGCACCAATAATCTGTTGAAGGTTTTACGACTAGTACAACAATCGAATTAGATTTCCATACTGGTTTCTTAGTAACTATAGCATTTTTAACCTCGTCTAAAACTCTGCTAAGCAGCTGAGGAATCCAAACGACGAAAACGTTTAAACGGAATTCAAAAATTTCTTAGATTTCTTCCGTAAGAGGCTACCTCACAACAACCCCAAATATTGGCTACACCGCTTGTCTACCATCTTGCTATCTTGACGacgttttgtttttagtttgtcATGTGATCAAACAAGGTCGATGTACGTTGGTGACGACACttcaaatgtttaaaatattagcACTGAACGCTTTGATATTAGCGTACAGTCAAAGTGTATTGTATCTAGATGGAATTAAATTTAGCGATGGGTGAGCAGTTGTTTTTTTAACACATCAGGTCTTCAAGTTTCACAGTAAAATTTGTTTTAGGGGTGATAATAGAGAGAacatgtttttctatattttttaactgcaacTTAAGTAATTCATGTAGTCCCATGTAAGTGAATGCTATCCCATGTGGGATTTCTTGTTGACAATCTATGTTTCAGTAGCCTTGTTTTGGTTCCATCTGTCTGAATGTTATGCTCATTGTATTTTCTTCATTTTGATGTACTCATAAGACTTTTATTACAGTTTTGAATGTTTCAGTGACCAGTTACCCGTCATGCTTTATGTTCAGAAAAATAACAGTTCCATCTAGTTCTATTCGGGAAAAGGGACATTTTACAGTCTTGTTCTTGGTTTTAACAGCGTTGCCATGTCTCCTCATAACTCCTCAATTCCCCATAATTTTGAAAAGTCTCCTCTGAATTTCTTAAGTTTTTCTACTCAATTTTAATTGTCACGTGTTTTTATTGTCACATGTTTTTATTGTCACATGTTTTTATTGTCACGTGTGTCATAGAAATAATTTGTTCTTCCCTCGTAGCATCACCTTTAAAATCTCACATATTCTCAATTTATTTGGAATAATATGAAAATGTCCTTAAACCTCCCTAATATGTTTTCATGGAAACgttgaaaatcttcaaatacCTTAAAATTTGACCCTATGAAAAGAATGGTAACCCAGGTTAAGTCATGCTAGCGATGTTGAATTAATTTCTCTTATTACCATTAAACTTTATTACTGTGTTATCTAATAgtttatttttcttcaaaatttcagGCAAGCAACATTGCAAGGCATTCTTTTGGCTGGTtgttttctatttatttctCGTTCAAAGGTATTTTCTAATAATTTTGTGTAAAACAAAACTTTCTATGACGAATAAATATACTTTTGTAGCCAGTTTACCCGGGAAACACAGGGACATGATCTGTTCGGGGTTTTTCGGATTTAATCTGCAAATTAGCCAAACAAAAGAGATGCAGATGGTAAAATGACCCGTCCGTTCCTAAAAATTCAAAACCTAACGTAACCAAAAGTAGAGTCATTTCAAAATCTATTTTCCATTTTACATCAGTGGTGTTTTCGTGCACGAAACTAGCTCCTTCTCTACGTAAAAGTTTGTAAGAAATGTATCGAAATCTAACTAATGAATGATTATGAGTTTATAGCGGTGCCACTTCTCCGTTTTCgtagaaatttttaatttactgaaaataaaaaaataaaaattgtttaccTACATCAATTAGAAAATGTtgattcaaatttttatttttgttttgtttcagccACTTACCGTTCTTTCGAAAGAACGTCCACTTCCAAACATATTCAACATGTACACAATTCTTACAGTCTTATCACAATTCGCTGTCCACTTCACCTCACTTGTGTATGTCGTCAACGAAGCATACGTAATACAACCCAAAGTGTAAGTAACATGCAGCACGTCTCCAATTACTACTGCTTCTATACCCTCtatacttttttattcttattactTCAGAGTACAGCATTTGCTCGTACAGTGATTAACGAGGACTTGATTAAGCTAACGACAGTTtagaataaaacatttttaaccaaCTTTATCTCCAACAAtacccgtcgtctgtctgtttgtctgtctgacggaaacacgaaatgccatatataaaggacgggcgaccctctGTATTTTTCTATTGGTCGACGACTAGTATGTTAATAATGCCTGTCTGTCACACCGAGTGAGTTCGTGTCAAAAACGCACAAAATAGCGATCCTACGACGGGTGAAAAGGTGAGGACCAGTGGGCCGTGGTTTCTTTTACGAGTTAACAACCAAAATTTCTCTATTTGAGAgatccaaaataaaaatttgtaaaggTCATGGGTAATATCTCCTAATTAAAAAAGACAGCCATCAGTGTTAcagttaaaatttaaatttcttattatctaatattttttatttaaagttaacAAGATATTTCACGGGTCGGTATTTTTAGAATGCTTATTAAAAAGGcctctcttctttttttttcaacatacacgtaaaaaatttttgtttcactgTGCTAATTGTAGGTGGAAATGCAATTTTGATTTCGTCATCTGTCGCCTTCAGCTTAAAATAgtcgaaaattaaaattatagttTACGTGGACAAAATTTAAGTCAAGGTTGGTTCGGAGATAGAATCCGCTGCATTCTAAAAATTGATAGTAAACAGAATTACAGAAAATCATTTGTTGATGTCCGATATCATTTTTCACACTACAACTGACCCTAAAGTGAAAACTGCTCTGTTTTTTTTCTCGCAACTTCAATCCGGAAGAATGGAAAATGAAATTTTGAAGCTGTAAATTTAGTTTGCAGTTAAATAGCGCAAAAAAAGCCTTTAAATTTACCTTGTTGCTCTCTCTTTTCACATGAGGTCCAAAGGAGCCTAAAAGTTCTAAAAATGCTGTTATACTGACGTCATATACATCAATttgaattttcattttaatagTCCGCATGAGTACGTTGGCAAGAGCAATTACTTGTGGATACGGCCTTAAAGTTTTACCctttttctaataattttacaCACTGATGTACTTCCAGAGAAAGTCCTGATTCGAGTAGTATCCTAGAAATCCAAGATCTATTGTAAGAACTTGtaatttgaaaatgaaaacatttttctagaATAAAAGTTGATTTGGAGAAGAAATTTGAACCAAGTTTGATCAACAGTGTAGTATATATTATTTCAATGTCGATGCAAATCTCCACCTTTGCTATCAACTACAGGGTAGGTGTTCTTTTTTTAAGATGTTGCCCTTAATGAAAATATGCCCACcagacttaaaaaaattatttatttttatcaaatttgaTGGCGGaagttatattttataggtTATGGTTTGAAAATGGTATAAGATAAAAGCTAAGAAATCAACACTAGGACTAATTTAATGttcaaaaattgcaaatacgcCCCCCTTTCCACGCCCACTCAACGCCCTCCGGCTTAAAAtttgattatattttttttatcagggAAGACCATTCATGGAAAGCTTGACAGAAAATCGCCCGTTGTTTTACAGCATCGCTATTTCTATGGGCGCTTTGTTCACTCTTCTAATGGGCTGGATGCCAGAAGTATCCACGCAGTTTGAATTAGTAGAATTTCCTAAAGATGTGAGTTCTGATAGATTGTACTATTTTAAGTCTCTTTGTTTGAACGTGATTTTTATTAGTACTTTACTTTTAGCAACTTTTCTGAGATAAACTGTATCCGCGGTATTTTTCTGAACTTGTTTTCACAATGTTTTTGTATGGAATCTGTAGCTGGAGGTCATACGCCCTAACATAAACTGTATGAAATTAAAGAAGGTAATCATACTCGGAGATACTGGTCTCTCTTTGTAAGCCGCTCTTTTAAGAATGAGAGGTAACATACGACACGACCAATGAATactcaatttgtttttaaacgtAGGGCCGATTTCTTAGAAAAACGTGGTCGTTGTTCTCATCGTTAGTGCCCTGTGATACTAAAAATGGCGGCGTTGTCaggattttgattttttcttaaaaaggaTGTCAGCTACAAATGCTTTATTAAGTTGACTCGTCTTGTAAAGCTGCCAATGCAATCGTCAAGAGAAGCTGTGATCAACGCTTAAATGAAAACTAGCCTTTAACTAgccttttttttttcatcttctAAATACAatgtttgtatatatttacttgtttttttttttcagtttcaaATGATGTTTTGTCAAGTTGTCATCGCTGACTTCATCGGCTCTTGGTTGCTAGAtagaattttaagatttttatttggagaagcaaaattaaaacaatgttagtaattttttttgaagagaAGAACGTTTTTAGGATTCTATGCTCAGGAATAGAAATAACGAGAGTGTTAAACGCGAGTTTTAAATGTAATATTACCAGGACCCCGGCCCTGAGGATTAATACCATACCTGTAGCATTAAGCACTGAAgtgtttttacaaaataaagcTAATAATTACTATATAGCTAATTCTCCTTTACCGGGAATTTTAAAATTCCCGTGCACGGATAACGGCGATATATACAATATACTCTTATAAATAGAACGCTCAAGGTACGGAGAAAATATGTACTACTTAGCGGGCGTCCTACTTATCCAGTGCTCACTTAAgccaatttttttgttgttaaaaaggGTAAGGAAGTTTTATCGGAGAAAAAGCGTACAGTATAGCGGGTGTCCTACTTATCTGTTGTCCCACTTAACGAGAGTATACTGTACTTGTTTTTCATCTTCTATAGGTGTAAAGTTTGTAGGCATATTCACGCTCAAATTTACTggaaaaaaaaagcaaatacaAAGCATAATGGTGAGGTTTAGTCCAGTAGATATCATTTCTGTAGTATATAGGTCATATCTGAAAAGCTTTGTTACGAAAATGAGCATTTTCTTCCCAGAAGacaattgtcaaaaaaaaaatatttttaactctaGTGATGtgtcaacaaaaaaacatattttaaagtaaGCATGTCCGCCCCTGCGTTTTTGATACCCAAGAACTTAAGAAAACCCAGCGCTATTGAAAATTGAATAGGCCTGCGAATCAGATAATAATTGTTTTGTGACaaccaacctcgtttccaggacaTTTTGCCTTATTGATGAAGCTCAGAGGCCAAAAGaccttgggacgaggttgtgtgaCAACTACTTAGAAGCTCACGAAATAGCGACGCACATATTTGTACAATGGATAGAAAATCTCGTTCCTAGGGCTTTTTCGCATTCTAATATGTGGGTGCTAACATGCTCGACTTCGCAGTACAAATATGTTTGGTGACACTCCAACTCCTTATTTTCAGGATTTTATACTGTGTAAACAGTGTCATGAAAGTTGAAATTGACTGTTCTGAATGAGTCGTATTACAGCTCTGACACAAACTACAAACGCTGGCTCAATTTAAAATTCAGGAATAATGACCCTTTAGTCTGTTTGTAATTGAGACGGCCCAACTATTGACGTGCAGGCCCAATTTTTGGCAAATTTGAGTTAGTTattgttt
It includes:
- the LOC130613318 gene encoding endoplasmic reticulum transmembrane helix translocase-like → MAAKAAMSIEVQYTELYKASHVVFHGYVLPFLILYFFFFPTWIFYYGIFEYFEIGCIITAVFGVLQVLVCLSCHWSIHARAKLTCSQVADIADADTVKVVPTQNNGYPELVRLVHSMDEKGNNVISFTFQKIRYFYDAEEKKTFIPATYPINEQFSFYQNSKGFQEEEEVKIIQRKYGLNKIEMTVPDFMELFKERATAPFFVFQVFCVGLWCLDEYWYYSLFTLFMLVTFEATLVHQQQRNMREIRNMGSKSYQVQVYRYRKWRPINTDDLLPGDICSIVRSKSDIMIPCDMVLLRGSCIVDESMLTGEAVPQMKEPIETSPGNEVLDLDEHRKLHILSGGTKVVNHTPPGKTTAGLKSPDNGCVAYVLKTGFSTSQGKLLKTILYGVKRVTANNMETFMFIMFLLVFAIAASSYVWIKGSADPTRNRYKLFLECTLILTSVVPPELPIELSLAVNSSLMALTKLGVFCTEPFRIPFAGKVDVCCFDKTGTLTSDDLVVEGVAGISGSHKIQKISDMPVTTIRVLASCHSLTYMDDNLVGDPMEKAALKAIDWTLSKGDVCMAKKGMRQSVKILHRFHFTSALKRMSVVASIHSADTSSTQHIAAVKGAPETLRKMFVEVPDFYDDLQKELSCNGGRIMAMGHKDLGTELSPREIRDISREEAEADLIFDGFLVLSCPLKQDSLATIAEIKNASHHTVMITGDNPLTACHVANSLKMNEKTLLILSKGMTHSNGSLESLSNEHWSWRTVDDEFSFSVEDDPKSLAKNYNFCLSGDGLAYMQSSAELEKILKKALVHCRVFARVDPKQKEWIIHEFKELGFVALMCGDGTNDVGALKHAHVGVALLPGTAEKMEPLKEKRKKKKEADAASTDLKTKLFGGGKNMSKAGKMRAMTRGDAAENARNSLEKQQAKLREMLDEIDKEQAQIVKLGDASIASPFTSRYCTPASICHVIKQGRCTLVTTLQMFKILALNALILAYSQSVLYLDGIKFSDGQATLQGILLAGCFLFISRSKPLTVLSKERPLPNIFNMYTILTVLSQFAVHFTSLVYVVNEAYVIQPKVIKVDLEKKFEPSLINSVVYIISMSMQISTFAINYRGRPFMESLTENRPLFYSIAISMGALFTLLMGWMPEVSTQFELVEFPKDFQMMFCQVVIADFIGSWLLDRILRFLFGEAKLKQC